Proteins encoded by one window of Tunturibacter psychrotolerans:
- a CDS encoding aldo/keto reductase, giving the protein MDKKQLGNSDLLLSPIGFGAWAIGGGDWPFSWGPQDDNDSIAAIHKALDLGINWIDTAAVYGLGHSEEIVGKAVKSASQKPYLFTKSSMVWDDKREITNNLKQIRRECEDSLRRLQVEAIDLYQVHWPKPDEDIEEGWTVMADLQREGKVRWIGVSNFSVSQMERALKIAPITSNQPPYSMLNRAVEAEILPFTHKHNIGTINYAPMHSGLLTGAMTKERVAAFPKDDFRRNAKNYQEPLLSRNLAVADFLKTVGTRHNVTAGVVAIAWTLHNPSITAAIVGGRNARQVEGVIPAITFRLTEAEYAEISAFLAAHP; this is encoded by the coding sequence ATGGACAAGAAACAACTAGGCAACTCTGATCTCCTTCTCTCCCCCATCGGCTTCGGCGCATGGGCCATCGGTGGCGGCGACTGGCCCTTCTCCTGGGGCCCTCAAGACGATAACGACTCCATCGCTGCAATCCACAAAGCCCTCGACCTCGGCATCAACTGGATCGACACCGCCGCCGTCTACGGCCTCGGCCACTCGGAAGAGATCGTCGGCAAAGCCGTAAAATCCGCCTCGCAAAAGCCCTACCTCTTCACCAAAAGCTCTATGGTCTGGGACGACAAGCGCGAGATCACCAACAACCTGAAGCAAATTCGTCGTGAGTGCGAAGACAGCCTCCGCCGTCTCCAGGTCGAAGCCATCGATCTCTACCAGGTTCACTGGCCCAAGCCCGATGAAGATATCGAAGAAGGTTGGACCGTAATGGCTGACCTGCAGCGCGAAGGAAAAGTCCGCTGGATCGGCGTCTCCAACTTCAGCGTCTCGCAGATGGAGCGCGCCCTCAAAATCGCCCCCATCACCTCCAACCAGCCGCCTTACTCCATGCTCAACCGAGCCGTAGAAGCCGAAATCCTCCCTTTCACGCACAAGCACAACATCGGCACCATCAACTACGCCCCCATGCACTCCGGCCTGCTCACCGGAGCCATGACCAAAGAGCGCGTCGCCGCTTTTCCCAAGGACGACTTCCGCCGCAACGCAAAGAACTACCAGGAGCCGTTGCTCTCCCGCAACCTCGCCGTGGCCGACTTCCTCAAAACCGTCGGCACGCGTCACAACGTCACTGCGGGAGTAGTAGCTATTGCCTGGACGCTCCATAATCCCTCCATCACCGCAGCCATCGTCGGAGGCCGCAACGCCCGTCAGGTCGAAGGCGTCATCCCCGCCATCACCTTCCGGCTCACCGAAGCCGAGTACGCGGAGATCAGCGCATTCCTCGCCGCGCATCCATAA
- the purF gene encoding amidophosphoribosyltransferase: MSDLLVEDELTIEEDETPFDKLREECGVMAIYNHPDAARMTYWGLYSLQHRGQESAGIASADGQQVNDIKGMGLVSEIFTDDVLGKLPGHIAIGHTRYSTTGDSALLNAQPISVESTKGLIAIAHNGNLINLGTSRERLERDGAIFQTTSDSEIIIQLIAHSTKNTLIDCMAEALTQVQGAFSIVMMTRNRIFAARDPHGFRPLAMGRIEGKDGAPDSFVFASETCAFDLLHAKYERDVKPGELVMVSEEGVTSRYFNTTTDQASCVFEHVYFARPDSKIFGRWVQESREEMGRQLARESGVPADLIVPVPDSGVTAAIGYAAESGIPFNFGLIRNHYVGRTFIQPEQRVRDFGVRMKLNPMRNLLEGKRVVLIDDSIIRGTTSRKIVRMVRAAGATEVHLRISCPPTISPCFYGVDTPSKKDLIAANKSVAEICSFVEADSLAYLSLVGLTHSCTKGEPVDGLSPGSFCTACYTGDYPTQWVDVSEILPAVTTA; the protein is encoded by the coding sequence ATGAGCGATCTTCTGGTTGAGGATGAATTGACGATTGAAGAAGACGAGACGCCGTTCGATAAGCTGCGCGAAGAGTGCGGCGTGATGGCGATCTATAACCATCCTGACGCGGCGCGGATGACGTACTGGGGCTTGTATTCGCTGCAGCATCGCGGGCAAGAATCGGCGGGGATTGCCAGCGCGGATGGGCAGCAGGTTAACGACATCAAGGGCATGGGACTGGTGTCGGAGATCTTTACCGACGATGTGCTGGGCAAGCTGCCGGGGCATATTGCGATTGGGCATACACGTTATTCGACGACGGGAGATTCGGCGTTGCTGAATGCGCAGCCGATTTCGGTGGAGAGCACGAAGGGACTGATCGCGATTGCGCACAACGGCAACCTCATCAACCTGGGGACGTCGCGGGAACGGCTGGAGCGCGATGGTGCGATCTTTCAGACGACGTCGGACTCAGAGATCATTATTCAGTTGATTGCGCACTCGACGAAGAACACGCTGATTGACTGTATGGCGGAAGCGCTGACGCAGGTGCAGGGCGCGTTTTCGATCGTGATGATGACGCGGAACCGCATCTTTGCTGCGCGGGATCCGCATGGGTTTCGGCCGCTGGCGATGGGACGAATTGAAGGCAAGGATGGAGCCCCGGATTCCTTTGTGTTTGCGAGCGAGACGTGTGCGTTCGACCTGTTGCATGCGAAGTATGAACGCGATGTGAAGCCGGGCGAGCTGGTGATGGTCTCGGAAGAGGGCGTGACAAGCCGCTACTTCAACACCACGACAGATCAGGCGAGCTGCGTGTTTGAGCATGTCTATTTTGCGCGGCCGGACTCGAAGATCTTTGGCCGGTGGGTGCAGGAATCGCGCGAAGAGATGGGGCGGCAGCTGGCGCGAGAGTCGGGCGTGCCAGCGGATTTGATTGTGCCGGTGCCGGACTCGGGTGTGACGGCTGCGATTGGGTACGCGGCGGAGTCGGGGATTCCGTTTAATTTTGGACTGATTCGAAACCACTATGTGGGGCGGACGTTTATTCAGCCGGAGCAGCGGGTGAGGGACTTCGGCGTGAGGATGAAGCTGAACCCGATGAGGAACCTGCTGGAAGGCAAGCGCGTCGTTTTGATCGATGACTCGATCATTCGCGGGACGACTTCGAGGAAGATTGTAAGGATGGTGCGGGCTGCGGGCGCGACAGAGGTGCATCTGCGGATCTCTTGTCCGCCGACGATTTCGCCTTGTTTTTATGGAGTGGATACGCCTTCGAAGAAAGATCTGATCGCGGCTAATAAGTCTGTTGCGGAGATTTGCTCTTTTGTCGAAGCGGATTCGCTGGCGTATTTGAGCCTGGTGGGGCTGACGCACTCGTGTACGAAGGGGGAGCCGGTGGATGGGCTGTCGCCGGGGAGCTTCTGTACGGCTTGCTACACGGGGGATTACCCGACGCAGTGGGTGGACGTGTCTGAGATTCTGCCTGCTGTGACTACGGCTTAG
- a CDS encoding DUF5996 family protein, producing the protein MSGASQWPELAWGDWAATADTLHMWTQIVGKTRMVLTPLQNHWWNVPLYVTARGLGTSAIPYEDDVLDIEFDFVAHELHLRMGSGESQVMKLKARTVADFYEEYQGCMKELGVSVKINPMPVEVADPVRFDIDTEHKSYDAKYVHRFWQVLVHADKVFRAWGTGFLGKVSPVHFFWGSFDLAVTRFSGRLAPPRPGADSIQREAYSHEVISAGFWPGNGGYGAAAFYCYAAPVPAGLSEATIRPGGAGWDKALGEFVFKYDAVRALVAPEKALMEFLESAYGAAADVAKWDRAALERQ; encoded by the coding sequence ATGAGTGGAGCTTCGCAGTGGCCTGAGTTGGCGTGGGGGGATTGGGCGGCGACGGCGGATACGCTGCATATGTGGACGCAGATTGTGGGCAAGACAAGGATGGTACTGACTCCGCTGCAAAACCATTGGTGGAATGTGCCACTCTATGTGACGGCACGGGGGCTAGGGACCTCGGCGATACCTTATGAAGACGATGTACTGGATATTGAGTTCGACTTTGTGGCTCATGAGCTGCACTTAAGGATGGGATCCGGGGAGTCTCAGGTGATGAAGCTCAAGGCGCGGACCGTGGCGGACTTTTACGAGGAGTATCAGGGATGCATGAAGGAGCTTGGGGTTTCGGTGAAGATCAATCCGATGCCGGTGGAGGTGGCGGATCCCGTTCGGTTCGATATCGATACGGAGCATAAGTCGTACGACGCGAAGTACGTGCATCGGTTCTGGCAGGTGCTGGTGCATGCGGATAAGGTGTTTCGTGCATGGGGGACGGGATTTCTGGGGAAGGTGAGCCCGGTGCATTTCTTCTGGGGGAGCTTCGATCTGGCGGTGACGCGGTTCTCTGGACGGCTCGCGCCGCCTCGACCGGGGGCTGATTCGATTCAGCGGGAGGCTTATTCGCATGAGGTGATCTCGGCGGGGTTCTGGCCGGGGAACGGTGGGTATGGGGCAGCGGCGTTCTACTGCTATGCGGCTCCGGTGCCGGCGGGGTTGTCGGAGGCGACGATTCGGCCTGGGGGGGCGGGTTGGGATAAGGCTTTGGGGGAGTTTGTGTTTAAGTACGACGCGGTGCGGGCGCTGGTGGCTCCGGAGAAGGCGCTGATGGAGTTTTTGGAGAGCGCGTATGGGGCGGCTGCGGATGTGGCGAAGTGGGACCGGGCGGCGCTGGAGCGGCAGTAA
- a CDS encoding MerC domain-containing protein: MWASALCVVHCVVTPVLVSMSVVMARFIPGEERTHRALAVGVAALGAMALVKGFRTHGRRRILGLMALGLGFIFAGAFFGGRLPSHGYEVAVTMTGSVLMICAHRMNHTFCKACRRCSHSETGVC, encoded by the coding sequence ATGTGGGCTTCTGCGCTCTGTGTAGTGCATTGTGTGGTGACGCCAGTGCTGGTGTCGATGTCGGTGGTGATGGCTCGTTTTATTCCTGGCGAGGAGAGGACGCATCGTGCGCTGGCGGTGGGCGTCGCTGCGCTGGGAGCGATGGCGCTGGTGAAGGGATTTCGGACGCATGGACGGCGGCGCATTCTTGGGCTGATGGCGCTGGGGCTGGGGTTTATCTTCGCGGGTGCGTTCTTCGGGGGACGGCTGCCGTCTCACGGGTATGAGGTGGCCGTGACGATGACGGGGAGCGTTCTGATGATCTGCGCGCACCGGATGAATCACACGTTCTGCAAGGCGTGCAGACGGTGCTCGCACTCGGAGACGGGCGTCTGTTGA
- a CDS encoding VOC family protein gives MRRPVPSIPLLTVVCLLLSLSIFTRAEQRPAITGIAFVRMYTGDPNASATFYGKTLGYGHANSDGITRYSVNDLQWLEVEALPTPAPTSRLAAVAFTTRDVAALQRYLEAHNIAIEHPLSHGAFAVRDPEGNLIYFVQEGTKVTGLPVASPNAPSHRIIHAGFLVKDADAENRFYRDLLGFRPYWHGGMKEGKIDWVSQQVPDGTDWLEYMLEGGPDPSAKTLGVLNHFSLGTPHMPDVIAALARNQCEGPNCTKSQMGKDGKVQLNLFDPDLTRVEYMEFQPSGTPCCSPILGKPPTETENR, from the coding sequence ATGCGCAGACCCGTGCCATCTATCCCGCTCCTGACGGTAGTTTGCCTCCTCCTCTCCCTCTCAATCTTCACGCGTGCCGAGCAGCGACCTGCCATCACCGGCATCGCCTTCGTCCGCATGTACACCGGCGACCCCAACGCCTCCGCAACCTTCTACGGTAAAACCCTCGGCTACGGACACGCCAACTCGGACGGCATCACACGCTACTCCGTCAACGATCTGCAATGGCTCGAAGTGGAAGCTCTCCCAACCCCGGCTCCCACTAGCCGCCTCGCCGCCGTAGCCTTCACCACCCGCGACGTCGCAGCCCTCCAGCGCTATCTCGAAGCCCACAACATCGCGATCGAGCACCCGCTATCCCACGGAGCCTTCGCGGTTCGCGACCCCGAAGGCAATCTCATCTACTTCGTTCAGGAGGGAACCAAGGTTACCGGCCTTCCCGTTGCCTCGCCCAACGCTCCCTCTCACCGAATCATCCATGCTGGCTTCCTCGTCAAAGATGCCGACGCCGAAAACCGCTTCTACCGCGACCTGCTCGGCTTTCGCCCCTACTGGCACGGAGGCATGAAAGAAGGCAAGATCGACTGGGTCAGCCAGCAGGTCCCTGACGGCACCGACTGGCTCGAGTACATGCTCGAGGGCGGACCCGACCCTTCAGCCAAAACCCTCGGCGTCCTCAACCACTTCTCGCTCGGGACTCCCCACATGCCCGACGTGATCGCAGCTCTCGCCCGCAACCAGTGCGAAGGCCCCAACTGCACCAAATCCCAGATGGGCAAAGACGGCAAGGTCCAGCTCAACCTCTTCGACCCCGATCTCACCCGCGTCGAATACATGGAGTTTCAACCCTCCGGCACCCCTTGCTGCTCCCCAATCCTCGGCAAGCCGCCCACCGAGACCGAAAATCGCTAA
- the dut gene encoding dUTP diphosphatase: MAARLDDAVRIRVVKLQPEAQLPRYAHTGEFGDLAADLYAVVGAMLEAGGTMAVATGVAMEFPSTHGALVEDRSGLAVRGVTTLAGVIDPGYRGEIKVVMTNLSSAAVEIKAGDRIAQLRIVRRIEAVFDEVSELVEAPRGVRGFGSTGS, encoded by the coding sequence ATGGCGGCGAGATTGGACGATGCGGTGCGGATTCGGGTGGTGAAGTTGCAGCCGGAGGCTCAGTTGCCGCGGTATGCGCATACGGGGGAGTTTGGGGACCTGGCGGCGGATCTTTATGCTGTGGTGGGGGCGATGCTGGAGGCTGGTGGGACGATGGCGGTGGCTACGGGCGTGGCGATGGAGTTTCCTTCGACGCATGGGGCGCTGGTGGAGGATCGGTCGGGGCTGGCCGTGCGTGGAGTGACGACGCTGGCCGGAGTGATCGATCCGGGGTACCGGGGGGAGATCAAGGTGGTGATGACGAATTTGAGCTCGGCGGCGGTGGAGATCAAGGCTGGGGATCGGATTGCGCAGTTGCGGATTGTGCGGCGGATTGAGGCGGTGTTTGACGAGGTGAGTGAGCTGGTGGAGGCTCCGCGGGGCGTGAGGGGGTTTGGGAGTACGGGGAGCTAG
- a CDS encoding sugar phosphate isomerase/epimerase family protein — protein sequence MPTRRDFLRLSALATAAGCTLGRTSFAFAAGAPFAYGVQLYMVRKQAPQDLAGILQSIQEIGYTQIELFPLVYTHPAPELRKIVADSGLGLVSAHFDYASVPTKIDYAHQLGLEYMVCPMIPKDQWNLEGFRKAAADFNTWGQSVHAAGMQFAFHNHCYEWAPQGLTTGFDELMKHTDPAYVKLELDMYWLAQAGQDPLTMLTRYANRVRLLHLKDRIANAPTGFIMGPEAKHITELGKGTLNWAAIFAQAHKQGIRYAYLDQDDTALPILESLKENFAYLQTIKA from the coding sequence ATGCCCACCCGCCGCGACTTCCTCCGTCTCTCCGCCCTCGCCACCGCCGCCGGCTGCACCCTCGGCCGCACCAGCTTCGCATTCGCAGCCGGCGCCCCATTCGCCTACGGCGTCCAGCTCTACATGGTCCGCAAGCAGGCCCCGCAGGATCTCGCCGGCATCCTTCAATCCATCCAGGAGATCGGTTACACCCAGATCGAACTCTTTCCCCTCGTCTACACCCACCCTGCGCCCGAGCTCCGCAAGATCGTCGCTGACTCCGGCCTCGGCCTCGTCTCCGCGCACTTCGACTACGCCAGCGTTCCCACAAAGATCGACTACGCCCACCAACTCGGCCTCGAATACATGGTCTGCCCCATGATCCCCAAAGACCAATGGAACCTCGAAGGCTTCCGCAAAGCCGCCGCTGACTTCAACACCTGGGGACAAAGCGTTCACGCGGCCGGCATGCAGTTCGCCTTTCACAACCACTGCTACGAGTGGGCTCCCCAGGGCCTCACCACCGGCTTCGACGAGCTCATGAAGCACACCGACCCAGCTTACGTGAAACTCGAGCTCGACATGTACTGGCTCGCCCAGGCCGGCCAGGACCCCCTCACCATGCTCACCCGCTACGCCAACCGCGTCCGTCTCCTCCACCTCAAAGACCGCATCGCCAACGCCCCTACCGGCTTCATCATGGGACCCGAGGCCAAGCACATCACCGAACTCGGCAAGGGAACGCTCAACTGGGCCGCCATCTTCGCTCAGGCCCACAAGCAGGGCATCCGCTACGCCTACCTCGACCAGGACGACACCGCGCTCCCCATCCTCGAAAGTCTCAAAGAAAACTTCGCCTACCTCCAAACCATCAAGGCCTAG
- a CDS encoding DinB family protein yields MEFKRYFLEQLESEAEASRKAIERVPEGQNSWKPHEKSMELGKLAALVATMPGWVALMIDHDELDLNGNGKKFQTKAVETRAELASLLEDGLKASRKSLENTTEDHLMKTWKLKMGDQVLSEGPRYFTISNGALSHLAHHRGQLTVYLRLNDAKVPAIYGPSADEFH; encoded by the coding sequence ATGGAGTTCAAACGATATTTTCTGGAGCAGCTGGAGAGCGAAGCAGAGGCGTCACGCAAGGCGATTGAGCGGGTGCCCGAGGGGCAGAACTCGTGGAAGCCGCATGAGAAGTCAATGGAGTTGGGAAAGCTTGCGGCTCTGGTAGCGACGATGCCGGGTTGGGTGGCGTTGATGATCGATCACGATGAGCTGGATTTGAATGGGAATGGAAAGAAATTCCAGACAAAGGCGGTGGAGACGCGAGCTGAGTTGGCTTCGCTGCTTGAGGATGGGCTGAAGGCTTCGCGGAAGTCGCTGGAGAACACGACGGAAGACCATCTGATGAAAACCTGGAAGCTGAAGATGGGGGATCAGGTGCTTTCGGAGGGACCGAGGTATTTCACGATTTCAAATGGTGCGTTGAGCCACCTGGCACATCATCGTGGGCAGCTTACGGTTTATCTGCGGTTGAATGATGCTAAGGTGCCGGCGATTTATGGCCCTAGCGCGGATGAGTTTCACTAG
- the purL gene encoding phosphoribosylformylglycinamidine synthase subunit PurL, with protein MPNLQAQQAKVPSPATITPELLKQHSITPEEYARIETALGRTPSLTELGIFSVMWSEHCSYKSSRVHLKRLPTKGERKTGPGSVVQGPGENAGIIDVGDGWACAFKIESHNHPSYIEPYQGAATGVGGILRDIFTMNARPLAVMDSLRFGPLDEAEADESLRRRNHQIATGVVHGVAGYGNCFGVPNVGGETRFEACYSGNPLLNAFALGLVRSDEIFYAKATGVGNPVIYVGAKTGRDGIHGATMASEEFTEGSEQKRPNVQMGDPFLEKLLLEACLEAMATGAVLGIQDMGAAGLTCSTCEMGARGDLGLTVELDLVPQRETKMSSYEIMLSESQERMLLVADKPRAQEVLDVFAKWGLDASIVGVVTEKPNMVITQHGELVADIPNRSLTDDAPVYHRPVGVWKAPVPLDPPAHVLEELKRPSDLTADLKLLLASSNICDKRWVYEQYDSMVQTNTVQGPGGEAGVIRIKGTGRSVGAPHHRGLLGKLADLVASSTPQGEATLSTDSLDSTNPVVSPDESHEFTEAEKGDRGLAMALAGNGRWTYLDPKVGAMHAVAEAARKVACTGATPVSATNCLNFGNPEKPEIMAQLSQAIDGIAEACIALGTPVTGGNVSLYNETKGEGIYPTPVLGIVGIIDDVTKAVPSAFRKAGDVVLFLSAFQGEGRRIEQEFGSTEYAKTVMHELWGAPPLLNVAEEAALHKALAALAEKRLLVSAMDISDGGSAVAFAKACFPRELGVRMSMNVSESEPFALKERFFSETASSVIVSADASCVEAIRTLLTEHPKVWMAPLGEVTAGNYECVINGKKVIDEPIAALKGAWTGALEEQLAAEVVTA; from the coding sequence ATGCCAAATCTGCAAGCCCAGCAAGCCAAAGTCCCCTCCCCAGCCACCATTACTCCGGAGCTGCTCAAGCAGCACAGTATCACTCCGGAGGAGTATGCGCGCATCGAAACCGCGCTTGGACGCACCCCTTCCCTGACTGAGTTAGGGATTTTTTCTGTGATGTGGTCGGAGCACTGCTCTTATAAGTCTTCGCGCGTGCATTTGAAGCGGCTGCCGACGAAAGGTGAACGCAAGACCGGACCGGGGAGCGTCGTGCAGGGGCCGGGGGAGAACGCCGGGATCATCGATGTGGGCGATGGGTGGGCTTGTGCGTTCAAGATCGAGTCGCACAATCATCCAAGTTACATTGAGCCTTATCAGGGTGCGGCTACGGGTGTGGGTGGGATTCTGCGGGACATCTTTACGATGAATGCGCGGCCGCTGGCTGTAATGGATTCGCTGCGTTTTGGGCCTCTGGATGAAGCTGAGGCGGATGAGTCGCTTCGGAGACGGAATCACCAGATCGCGACCGGTGTTGTGCATGGCGTGGCTGGGTATGGGAACTGCTTTGGCGTTCCGAATGTTGGCGGGGAGACGCGATTCGAGGCTTGTTATTCGGGCAATCCGCTGCTGAATGCGTTTGCGCTGGGGCTGGTTCGCAGCGATGAGATTTTTTATGCGAAGGCTACGGGCGTTGGGAATCCTGTGATCTACGTTGGCGCGAAGACGGGCCGCGATGGGATTCACGGGGCCACGATGGCGTCTGAGGAGTTTACCGAGGGCTCGGAACAGAAGCGGCCTAATGTGCAGATGGGCGATCCGTTTCTGGAGAAACTGTTGCTAGAGGCTTGCCTGGAGGCGATGGCTACCGGTGCGGTGCTCGGGATTCAGGATATGGGTGCGGCGGGTTTGACGTGCTCGACCTGCGAGATGGGTGCGCGTGGAGATCTTGGGTTGACGGTGGAATTGGACCTAGTGCCGCAGCGTGAGACGAAGATGTCGAGCTACGAGATTATGTTGAGCGAGAGCCAGGAGCGAATGCTGCTGGTGGCCGACAAGCCCCGGGCGCAGGAGGTTCTGGATGTGTTCGCGAAGTGGGGGCTGGATGCTTCGATCGTCGGAGTGGTGACGGAGAAGCCGAATATGGTGATCACGCAGCATGGGGAGCTGGTGGCGGATATTCCGAATAGAAGTTTGACCGATGACGCTCCTGTGTATCACCGGCCTGTGGGAGTCTGGAAGGCACCGGTGCCGCTCGATCCACCGGCGCATGTTCTGGAAGAACTGAAGAGGCCGAGTGACTTGACGGCGGATCTGAAGTTGCTGCTGGCGAGCTCCAATATCTGCGATAAGCGTTGGGTGTATGAGCAGTATGACTCGATGGTGCAGACCAACACGGTGCAGGGACCGGGTGGCGAGGCAGGTGTGATCCGGATCAAGGGTACCGGGAGGTCGGTGGGCGCCCCGCATCATCGTGGCTTGTTGGGAAAACTAGCGGATCTGGTAGCTTCCTCGACTCCGCAAGGCGAGGCGACGCTTTCGACCGATAGCCTGGACTCTACGAATCCGGTGGTTTCGCCGGATGAGTCGCATGAGTTTACAGAGGCGGAGAAGGGCGATCGCGGGTTGGCGATGGCGCTGGCGGGCAATGGGCGATGGACGTATCTCGATCCGAAGGTTGGCGCGATGCATGCAGTAGCCGAGGCAGCGCGAAAGGTTGCGTGCACGGGCGCGACGCCGGTGTCGGCTACGAATTGTTTGAACTTTGGAAATCCTGAGAAGCCGGAGATCATGGCGCAGCTTTCGCAGGCGATCGACGGGATTGCCGAGGCTTGTATTGCGCTGGGGACGCCGGTGACGGGCGGAAATGTTTCGCTCTACAACGAAACGAAAGGCGAGGGGATTTATCCCACGCCGGTGCTTGGGATCGTCGGGATTATTGACGATGTGACGAAGGCTGTGCCTTCCGCGTTTCGCAAGGCGGGCGATGTGGTTCTGTTCCTCTCTGCGTTTCAGGGCGAGGGACGAAGGATCGAACAGGAGTTTGGATCGACCGAGTATGCGAAGACGGTGATGCATGAGCTTTGGGGCGCTCCGCCGTTGCTGAACGTGGCCGAAGAGGCGGCGCTGCATAAGGCGCTTGCAGCGCTTGCGGAGAAACGTCTGCTGGTTTCGGCGATGGACATCTCGGATGGCGGCTCTGCGGTTGCGTTTGCGAAGGCTTGTTTTCCGCGCGAGTTGGGGGTTCGCATGTCGATGAATGTCTCTGAGAGCGAGCCCTTCGCGTTGAAGGAGCGCTTCTTCAGCGAGACAGCATCTTCGGTGATTGTCTCTGCGGACGCGAGCTGTGTCGAGGCGATTCGGACGTTGCTCACTGAGCATCCTAAGGTTTGGATGGCTCCGCTGGGCGAGGTGACCGCAGGCAACTATGAGTGTGTAATCAATGGGAAGAAAGTGATCGATGAACCAATCGCTGCGCTGAAGGGGGCGTGGACGGGCGCGCTGGAAGAGCAGTTGGCCGCAGAGGTGGTGACGGCATGA
- a CDS encoding DinB family protein, translating to MTQPALTANELIAWVEKTSTGWRNLLAAHPEVLALPCDIMKVESVAQLLQHIVAVELRFAERLSDLPATDYTSIPYDSVEKIYATHDHAFALVHKVLASNIDWDHPIEFSTRVMGPARSTPKTILFHLLLHSIRHYAQLATLARQQGIKPDWGMDYLLMNLEAV from the coding sequence GTGACCCAACCCGCACTCACCGCCAACGAACTCATCGCCTGGGTAGAAAAAACCTCAACCGGCTGGCGCAATCTTCTGGCTGCCCACCCCGAAGTGCTCGCTCTCCCCTGCGACATCATGAAGGTCGAATCCGTCGCACAGCTCCTGCAGCACATCGTCGCCGTGGAGCTCCGCTTCGCCGAGCGCCTATCCGATCTCCCCGCGACCGACTACACCAGTATCCCCTACGACTCAGTCGAAAAAATCTACGCTACCCACGACCACGCCTTCGCACTCGTCCACAAGGTTCTCGCCTCGAATATTGACTGGGACCATCCCATCGAGTTTTCCACTCGGGTCATGGGCCCAGCCCGTTCCACCCCCAAAACCATCCTGTTTCACCTTCTCCTGCACAGCATTCGCCACTACGCACAACTCGCCACTCTCGCCCGTCAGCAAGGCATCAAGCCCGACTGGGGGATGGACTACCTCCTCATGAACCTCGAGGCTGTTTAA